The genome window GATTCACGGCGAAGGGCGCGGGCGAGGCGGAGCGCGTCGGCGTGTACTGCGGGTCCGGGGTCACCGCCGCGCATCAGATCGCCGCGCTCGCCCTCGCCGGGTTCGAGGCGACGCTCTTCCCCGGTTCCTGGTCCGCGTGGTCCGCCGATCCGGTCCGCCCGGCCGTGCGGGGAGGCCGGCCATGACGACGAAACCCCTGGCACGCCCCCGGCGGCCGGCCGCCGAGGACACCGCGCCCGCTCCGGCCCGCGTCACCATCCGCGGGACCGCGAGGACGTCCCGCCGGTTCACCGTCCCCCGTGCCGTGCGGCGCGCCTCCGGCCCGGTCGGTCTGGTGCTGCTGTGGTTCCTGACCTCGGCGACCGGGCTGCTCCCCGAGTCGGTGCTCGCCTCCCCCGTGGACGTCGTACGGCAGGCCGTGGAGCTGACGAAGAGCGGCGAACTCCCGGACGCCATCGCCGCGTCGGGGCGGCGGGCCGCCACCGGGTTCCTGATCGGGGCGGCCGTCGCGCTGAGCCTGTCGCTGCTGGCCGGGCTGTTCCGGCTGGGCGAGGACGTCATCGACTCCTCGATGGGCATGTTCCGGGCGATCCCCTGGGTGGGTCTGATCCCGCTGTTCATCGTGTGGTTCGGCATCGAGGAGACGCCGAAGATCGCGCTGGTCGCGCTGGGTGTGACGTATCCGCTGTACTTCAACATCTACGGCGGCATCCGGTCCACGGACGCCCAACTCGTCGAGGCCGCACGGATGATGGGGCTCGGGCGGCTGGGGCTGATCGCGTACGTGATCCTGCCGAGCGCGCTGCCCGGGGCACTCGTGGGGCTCCGGTACGCCCTGTCGACGGCCTGGCTGGCGCTGGTGTTCGCCGAGCAGATCAACGCGGACGCGGGGCTCGGCTATCTGATGAGCAACGCCCAGCAGTACTTCCGCACGGACGTCATCGTGCTCTGCCTCGCCGTGTACGCGCTGCTCGGGCTGGCCTGCGACTTCGCCGTACGCGTCCTGTCCCGTCGGCTGCTGACCTGGCGGGCCAACTTCGAAGGGGAGGCGTGAGCGCCATGACGGCCACGGCGTCCGGAACGGCCACCACCGCCGCGTCCCACAGTGTGGAGATACGCGGGCTCTCACGGGCCTTCGACGGTCACACCGTGCTGCACGCACTCGATCTCGACATCGGCAAGGGCGAGTTCGTGGCCCTCCTCGGGCACAGCGGCTGCGGCAAGTCGACGCTGCTGCGGATCCTCGCCGGGCTGGACGAGGACATCGACGGCGAGGTGACCGTGCCGGCCCGGCGCAGCGCGGCCTTCCAGTCGCCCCGGCTGCTGCCCTGGCTGAAGGTGTGGCGCAATGTGGTCCTCGGTCTGCCCGGCCGGGCGGACCGGGAGAAGGCTCTCAAGGCGCTCGACGAGGTCGGGATCGCCGACCGCGCGACCGTCTGGCCGAAGACGCTCTCCG of Streptomyces phaeolivaceus contains these proteins:
- a CDS encoding ABC transporter permease, with product MTTKPLARPRRPAAEDTAPAPARVTIRGTARTSRRFTVPRAVRRASGPVGLVLLWFLTSATGLLPESVLASPVDVVRQAVELTKSGELPDAIAASGRRAATGFLIGAAVALSLSLLAGLFRLGEDVIDSSMGMFRAIPWVGLIPLFIVWFGIEETPKIALVALGVTYPLYFNIYGGIRSTDAQLVEAARMMGLGRLGLIAYVILPSALPGALVGLRYALSTAWLALVFAEQINADAGLGYLMSNAQQYFRTDVIVLCLAVYALLGLACDFAVRVLSRRLLTWRANFEGEA
- a CDS encoding ABC transporter ATP-binding protein, translated to MTATASGTATTAASHSVEIRGLSRAFDGHTVLHALDLDIGKGEFVALLGHSGCGKSTLLRILAGLDEDIDGEVTVPARRSAAFQSPRLLPWLKVWRNVVLGLPGRADREKALKALDEVGIADRATVWPKTLSGGQAQRVSLARALVREPELLLLDEPFGALDALTRGRVQQLVAELWQRHGCAILLVTHDVEEALLLADRVLVMDEGRIAHELTVDLPRSRDLTAPEFVSLRARLLSWLGVHRTLEGTSS